The following proteins come from a genomic window of Deltaproteobacteria bacterium IMCC39524:
- a CDS encoding DmsE family decaheme c-type cytochrome produces the protein MKHRILLYLFLASLFSVACTDVATLKSSQPIAPVRDYETILVGDLEANYVGDENCLASCHKHDKVYSDFKRSIHGDQISEETGLPLVNCESCHGPGSKAIEHAAEQKTCDIKSLLPLTEFPSQAKSMICLKCHSAASTPNLSGWNASVHAMNDVSCFDCHKLHKGPQQKVNRHEQEELCTGCHTQVKMEFSQFSHHPVPEHKMACTDCHDPHNSTNNKNLKGITTKALCTRCHMEYQGPFVYEHADVTEECTNCHRPHGSPNDPLLEVAQPFLCMQCHSGHQGRLSPQGTLDNSSMKQAFYNRCTDCHSSIHGTDVPTVHGRGTFLSR, from the coding sequence TTGAAACATCGAATACTGCTCTATCTGTTCCTGGCAAGTCTCTTCAGCGTCGCCTGTACCGACGTGGCCACCTTAAAGTCTTCTCAGCCGATTGCACCGGTCAGAGACTACGAAACCATCCTGGTTGGTGACCTGGAAGCCAACTACGTGGGCGACGAGAACTGTCTCGCCAGCTGCCACAAGCACGACAAAGTCTACTCGGATTTCAAACGTTCGATTCACGGTGACCAGATCTCGGAAGAGACCGGCCTGCCTCTGGTCAACTGTGAGTCCTGCCATGGCCCGGGCAGCAAGGCCATCGAACATGCTGCAGAGCAGAAGACCTGTGACATCAAAAGCCTGCTTCCGCTTACCGAGTTCCCCTCCCAAGCCAAATCAATGATTTGTCTGAAATGTCATTCGGCGGCGTCCACCCCGAACCTGAGCGGCTGGAATGCAAGTGTCCATGCAATGAATGATGTGAGCTGTTTTGACTGCCACAAGCTGCACAAGGGACCTCAGCAGAAAGTCAATCGCCACGAGCAGGAGGAACTCTGCACTGGCTGTCACACACAAGTTAAGATGGAGTTCTCCCAGTTCTCGCATCACCCGGTGCCGGAGCACAAGATGGCCTGCACCGACTGCCACGATCCGCACAACTCGACCAACAACAAAAACCTCAAAGGGATTACCACAAAGGCCCTATGCACCCGCTGTCACATGGAGTACCAGGGCCCGTTCGTCTATGAGCACGCTGACGTAACCGAAGAATGCACCAACTGCCACAGGCCTCATGGCTCTCCCAACGACCCGCTACTCGAAGTCGCCCAGCCCTTCCTTTGTATGCAATGCCACTCCGGGCATCAGGGCCGCTTGTCTCCCCAAGGGACACTCGACAACTCATCCATGAAGCAGGCGTTCTACAACAGGTGTACTGACTGCCACTCGTCGATCCACGGAACCGACGTTCCAACAGTCCATGGTCGTGGCACTTTCCTCTCGCGCTGA
- a CDS encoding Rrf2 family transcriptional regulator, translating to MIITRATEYAIRAILYMSRQPAGEIIYKKDICKAQEITPAFLTKIFQPLIKDGIVGSQRGVGGGFYLAKEPAEITLLDIIKSQEGPVYLNQCLIEKGSCEREFFCPVHGAWAQIRKEFMATLSRYDFASLAAQKNDQLPVSS from the coding sequence TTGATTATTACTCGTGCAACAGAATATGCCATCCGCGCCATTCTTTACATGTCCCGCCAGCCCGCTGGTGAGATTATTTACAAGAAGGATATCTGCAAAGCACAGGAGATCACCCCGGCGTTTCTGACCAAGATCTTCCAACCACTGATCAAAGACGGTATCGTCGGATCTCAACGCGGTGTCGGTGGCGGCTTTTACCTGGCCAAGGAACCTGCTGAGATCACGCTCCTCGACATTATCAAATCCCAGGAAGGCCCGGTTTATCTTAACCAGTGCCTGATCGAAAAAGGTTCCTGCGAACGCGAGTTCTTCTGCCCGGTCCACGGTGCCTGGGCTCAGATTCGCAAAGAATTCATGGCCACCCTGTCACGCTATGACTTTGCCAGCCTGGCAGCACAGAAAAACGACCAACTCCCCGTTAGTTCTTAA